Sequence from the Sphingobacteriaceae bacterium GW460-11-11-14-LB5 genome:
GTCGATCTACCGGTTTGCCTAAACGGATATTGCGAATTATTTTACGCAGATTAACTGTAAACAGCGCAATTGCTGCAAGTGTAAGTACTAGAAAAAGGATCTGTGCTACCATGCAATATTAGATTGTTACGCTAAATTAGGATATTAATCTAAATAAATTACTATGCATGCATAAAAAATATAATAAAATTGTTTGTTTGTACTCATTCTAAGCAACGATTAAGGCCTTTTTTAAGAAAGGTGAAAAATTAATTAATTGATAATCAGAGCAACAATGAAATAATCGAAAAAAAGTTTTGCTTTTGAAAAAAGAACGCTACATTTGCAATCCCAAACGGATGGTGCCATAGCTCAGTCGGTAGAGCAAAGGACTGAAAATCCTTGTGTCCCTGGTTCGAATCCAGGTGGCACCACAAACGTCAAAAGGTCATTTTCGATTGAAAATGACCTTTTTTATTTTAGCTTCTTATCCGGATAAATAATATTTTCCCTTTCGGAGTATACCCAGTAAATCAATGCTGAAGCTTGCTTTGCGCGGCCTGTTTGATGCACTCCGCATGGTAAGCCGCTGAAAAGATATCGGCCACCTCATACTGGTATTTTGCAGAATCGAAATAAACTGCAAAGTTTTGTGGAATAGTATCATCTGCATCGTTAAGATACAAACCGCTGCCTGAAAAGGTGGCTCCCCCTGAAACGGTCAAATATTTTCCGTCAGCCTTATTTCTGATTTTGAAATAACCATCATTTTGCGGATAAAATTCCCATTCCTGGCTCCCTTTCACATTGACTTCATTTAATCTCAAAGTATTAAAAACAGATTCCAGGTATTTTCCGCTTTTAAGATCCTTCAACTTAAATACCGAGGGGTTTGCAGTAGGTAAGAATTGAAAGCTAAGATTGATATTGTCGTCATCATCGGCGATCGAAAATCCGTTCGCAGGTTTTGATACCAGGCGGTTGGATTGTTTTTCCAATAAACTGTAATTATTATTACCGATAATCGCCTTGGCCCGTTTATAACGATACATCGCATTGAAAATGCTTAAGTCCCAGCTTTGATGCCAGGTTACAGTAGGGTAGCCTGACCGCATACTAATGGGCAGCCATACATATCGTGATGCCCCAAGGTCTTTGGCATCCCATCGGTCACCATAATAAACGAAGGCATTCTCTTTTCCGCCCACTTTGAATACATAGGCGCTTTGCGACTGATAAGTCAGCTCTTTCATCTGATCTACCGCAAAATTTGAGCCTATGCTCCAATTTCCCAGGATGTTCCAGCTATAGGCGCTCCTTCCGGGATTTGGATCCCAGCCGGTAGACCCGGAGAATAAGCCAAAATAAACATCACCCACTTTGAATATGGCCGGTGCTTCCGCACGTTCGCCAATCAGGATTTTGTTCTCAGTGGGGCTACCTTCAAGGTAATCGGGCCTCAAGCGAATCACGTTGATACTCTTGTTCATATCGGTCGCGCTGAAATGATAAGCGGTTCCGTCGTGATCTTCAAATAGCGTCATGTCTCTCGAATCATGATCATTTGGCCGGAAGGTTTTATACAATTGATAAGGCCCTTCAACTTTATCACTGGTTGCGACCACCACACGCGCAGCCTCATAACCGTTCTCTTTTTCCCAATGCGCCCACATCACCCATTTTTTGGTGGTTTTGTTGAAAATCACCTTTGGACGTTCCAACTTACGCCCTTGCGCCAGATCATTCAGATCTGCCTGAGGAAGACCGGAAAGCGTTAGTGCTAGTCCTAACCGCTCCCAGTTATAAAGGTTTGTTGAGCGATAACAACTAATTCCATTAGATTTTCCGCCCGTGCGGTTTTCACCAAACCAATAATAGGTTCCATTATTGTTGATCACGCAGCCGCCGTGTGCATTTATTGCCTTCCCATTCTGATCTTTCCAAATCTCTCCAGGCTTAAAATTATTTTGGGCATTAACCATGCCCGATACGAGCAATAGTATAATTAGCAGATAAAATTTCATAAACTTATGATTGGTATATTATTCTTTTACTTAGCTTTTCCTACAGAAATGTTTATCTGAGGATTTAGGTTAGGCGCATAGGCCCCGGTAGTATCGAACGTAAAATAGTCTATACCTGTGGATGTATTCTGGAATCCTGCCTTTGCTGCATAAGTCCTTGATTTTCCGGTCAGCTTCACGTTATCCACCTCCAGCGGACTAATCGTGGCGCCCCATTTATCTCGTTCCAGGTAGAAAAATATGCGGATTTGCTTGCAGGTTGCAGAGGTGGTGTAGTCAAGAGAATAGGTTTGCCAGTTGTTATCGGTCACATCCACGGAGGTTCCGAGTGAATTGTCCTGTACTTCCTGGATCTTGATCACCCCCATGGTGGGACCCTCTTTTTTGATACCGCCGCGTACCAGTGCCGAAAGTGTATAAGTTTCATTAGGTACAACATCTATTACCTGCCCGATCTCGGAGGCAGACCAACCATCTGCCCATTTATAATTGTTCATGCTTAAAATATGATTGTCAAAATCCTGTTGGTTGTTGATCTCCTGATTTTTGATAAATTGCTCGGAATTATAACGGTCACCGATCAGCACATCCCAGCCTTCTATCTTGGTTGCGATATGGTTATCGTAGGCCGTATTAAATTCGCCTTCAAAGTTTGGATTCTTCAGCAGGTTCTCTACCATATCGCCGTTTCCGACCGCAAACTCAGGCTGGGTGCCATAATCTGTAGCACGCACGCTGTCAATCAGTAAGTTGTCCTTGAAAATGATAATCCGATTGTCTCTGGTAAACGAATAGCGGTATGTATGTGATCTTTTATCATCATTGTAAAACTGGCCAAGACCGCTTTCTTCATTGATTGTGGGGTTAAACAGCTCTTTTTTGTCCAATCCGTTATACAAACCCATCCCCTTGGCATTAATATAGGCTTTAAAACCAATTCCTTTATTCGTAACGGCATAAGGATAAAATTCCTTTAAGCTATCTGTATTTACTTTGAATTCCATAGTAAACCCGTTGACATCAGGATTGAAGCCCTCTTTTTCACCAAAGGTTATTTCGGCATCTCTACCACCTGCATATTTTGGGTTATTGGTCATTGCTTTGGTGGTCATTTTGCTTCCATAACCTTTTAAGTTTACATAAGATCTGGTAGCACCGCTTCTGAGGATCACATGCCCAAGAGTCAGTTTTTTGGTGCTGTTTAAGGTAACCGTTACGGTGGTGTTTTGTGCATTAGCCGGAATTACCTGGGGTTTTACAGAAAAGCCTGAAGTTGCAGTAATATTGATCGGCTGATCGCTTTGCAGGTCGGATGCACTAACAGTAAATGTAGCTGTAGGGTGCGTATCATCAAGGTCCAGCCATGGACCTGATTTGAGTATCGGGAGGTTTTTTATCACTTTATTTTTGCCTGCATCTTCCGCAGGAGGCCTGTCGTTAGAAGGATTATTACCTTCAGTTTGCTGAACTGATGCTTTTAGAGCGGAAACCGAAAGTGTTATCATAGCTACCAGAGCCCATTTCATGGATATTTTTCTCATCTGTTTCTTTTTTTCTTTTTAAAGTGATTGATTTTTTATTTAGTGAATTGTATTTGTTTCTCCAGGATTATGGTTTGTTCGAAGCTAAAGGCAGCCCGATGCGTTTTTGCAAAAAGGGAAGGTCGCATACCAAACAGTTCGATAAATTTTTCGCGGAAATATTTAATATCTGAGATGCCAACCTTAAGTGCGGCTTCCTGAACTTTACACATGCTGCCGAGCAGTAAATGTGCTGCTTTACATAGTCGTATATATCTGATAAAGCCGTTTACAGAAAGTCCGGTAGCCGCTTTCATTTTTTTAAATAAACTGGAATAACTCATTCCAACCAGTTCGCATAGCTGATGAATGGTAAAAGATTGATTCAGGAG
This genomic interval carries:
- a CDS encoding glycosyl hydrolase family 43, yielding MKFYLLIILLLVSGMVNAQNNFKPGEIWKDQNGKAINAHGGCVINNNGTYYWFGENRTGGKSNGISCYRSTNLYNWERLGLALTLSGLPQADLNDLAQGRKLERPKVIFNKTTKKWVMWAHWEKENGYEAARVVVATSDKVEGPYQLYKTFRPNDHDSRDMTLFEDHDGTAYHFSATDMNKSINVIRLRPDYLEGSPTENKILIGERAEAPAIFKVGDVYFGLFSGSTGWDPNPGRSAYSWNILGNWSIGSNFAVDQMKELTYQSQSAYVFKVGGKENAFVYYGDRWDAKDLGASRYVWLPISMRSGYPTVTWHQSWDLSIFNAMYRYKRAKAIIGNNNYSLLEKQSNRLVSKPANGFSIADDDDNINLSFQFLPTANPSVFKLKDLKSGKYLESVFNTLRLNEVNVKGSQEWEFYPQNDGYFKIRNKADGKYLTVSGGATFSGSGLYLNDADDTIPQNFAVYFDSAKYQYEVADIFSAAYHAECIKQAAQSKLQH